In bacterium, one DNA window encodes the following:
- a CDS encoding O-antigen ligase family protein, with product MGRDWWERHRLWLVGLVVVLLPFQFRTALPFRLAPADLVLACCLALGFRHLRFPPSAWSPWHRGLPLVFGMGLVVALMRTGEVIPYALWQKGAGLLVLLALYAVVVDVAVDWATVRRLLLLFVLGTVFANLVAMTGFLASLAGGLGNRRLAGFLVDPNAHGSLLVVALSIQLLTWLSSRRLVRGVPGVLCMVTLGAGLLLTISRSAWAGALVAVAVGAIIDPRLLLIAGLIASPAALALACTPGYLQLVMARLPLILDRVEIVEEAAAQIALNPMFGAGLGVFHATSRVGKIVHNTLLWSLTEFGLIGLAVFCGFLGWFVVAALRAAKRAPGAERELVLAMAAAHLAMLAVSMGIEALYQRHWWLVMALIGASHTLASSPRAAPGGSSPPS from the coding sequence ATGGGGAGGGACTGGTGGGAGCGCCACAGGCTCTGGTTGGTTGGACTCGTGGTTGTGCTCCTACCGTTCCAGTTCCGGACCGCTCTGCCCTTCCGTCTGGCTCCGGCCGATCTGGTCCTCGCCTGCTGTTTGGCGCTGGGCTTCCGGCACCTCCGATTTCCCCCCTCGGCGTGGTCACCCTGGCATCGGGGACTGCCGCTGGTCTTCGGCATGGGATTGGTTGTCGCTCTGATGCGTACCGGTGAGGTGATACCCTACGCCCTCTGGCAGAAAGGTGCGGGGCTACTCGTCCTACTGGCACTGTATGCCGTGGTGGTCGACGTGGCGGTCGACTGGGCAACGGTCCGCCGTCTCCTGCTGTTGTTCGTACTCGGCACTGTGTTTGCGAATCTCGTGGCCATGACGGGGTTTCTGGCGAGCCTTGCCGGCGGCTTGGGGAATCGCCGTCTGGCCGGGTTCCTCGTTGATCCCAACGCGCATGGAAGCCTTCTGGTCGTAGCGCTCAGCATTCAGCTTCTGACCTGGCTCTCCTCTCGGCGGTTGGTCCGGGGAGTGCCCGGGGTCCTCTGCATGGTCACTCTCGGTGCGGGTCTTCTCCTGACCATCTCCCGATCCGCATGGGCCGGGGCGTTGGTGGCCGTGGCGGTCGGGGCCATCATCGACCCAAGGCTTCTCCTCATCGCCGGGTTGATCGCGTCTCCGGCCGCCCTGGCGTTAGCCTGTACGCCCGGATACCTGCAACTGGTCATGGCCCGCCTGCCGTTGATCCTCGATAGAGTGGAGATCGTGGAAGAGGCTGCGGCTCAGATCGCCCTGAACCCGATGTTTGGGGCGGGCCTGGGGGTCTTCCACGCCACCTCCCGGGTTGGCAAGATCGTCCACAACACCTTACTCTGGAGTTTAACCGAGTTCGGGCTGATCGGGTTGGCTGTCTTCTGTGGCTTCCTGGGATGGTTTGTTGTCGCCGCCCTCCGGGCCGCCAAGAGGGCGCCCGGGGCTGAACGCGAGCTTGTTCTAGCCATGGCCGCCGCCCATCTGGCGATGCTCGCCGTGTCCATGGGCATCGAAGCCCTATACCAGCGGCATTGGTGGCTCGTGATGGCTCTCATTGGCGCCAGTCACACGCTCGCCAGCTCACCCCGGGCGGCGCCCGGTGGCTCGAGCCCTCCAAGCTGA
- the murJ gene encoding murein biosynthesis integral membrane protein MurJ — protein MTARQGSAQRMVEATLAVFVLSALVKVIALGRDLALAAYFGAGPATDAYMVATVIPFHLWLPAAGIVVLAFVPVFSSQLATDGRRRAWKTFSGVLSLLTVTAALAALAGFVWAPRLVAAMAPGLDPPTLALAASLARVMLPAMVGFSLYAVVAAALNAHGRFAVAAGAPVLLNLAMVAAILLFASRYGIVAVGVGCVVGAGLQSVFCLPSLLAVKAAYSWRVGFADPGLRKVGRLLWPLAAALLLGQASVLVERYLASWLAVGSISALAYATKVAGLPQMLVATAVATVVFPSLARYASRNEDDRFRRTLAQALRVSLLVLVPAAVGLVILGQPVVRMLLQRGAFDVRATQLTASALVFYAPGMVAAGAAGILVRGSYAVQDMISPLGVAALALVAHVAAAFSLVGPMGHAGLAIATSLGSWVHFLALYVLLRTRGLLTPLSLREWVRPAMAVAGMAVVTLAVVGLTGGGLAGTAAAIGAGSTVYLAGLVRLGVPEARDALAMARAGLRERLGVRR, from the coding sequence ATGACGGCAAGGCAAGGATCGGCCCAACGAATGGTGGAGGCCACCTTGGCCGTGTTTGTGCTATCGGCCCTGGTCAAGGTGATCGCCCTCGGCCGGGATCTTGCTCTGGCAGCATACTTCGGCGCCGGTCCCGCCACCGACGCCTACATGGTTGCCACCGTGATCCCCTTCCACCTGTGGTTGCCCGCAGCAGGCATCGTGGTGCTGGCATTCGTACCGGTGTTCTCGTCCCAACTTGCCACCGACGGGCGTCGACGGGCCTGGAAGACGTTCTCCGGGGTGCTCAGCTTGCTAACGGTGACGGCGGCGCTGGCCGCCCTGGCCGGGTTCGTCTGGGCGCCGCGGTTGGTCGCAGCCATGGCACCCGGCTTGGATCCACCTACTCTGGCCCTAGCCGCCTCGCTGGCCCGGGTCATGCTGCCGGCCATGGTCGGGTTTTCGCTCTACGCCGTGGTCGCCGCGGCTCTCAACGCGCACGGCCGGTTCGCCGTTGCCGCCGGAGCCCCGGTTCTCCTGAATCTGGCCATGGTTGCCGCCATTCTCTTGTTCGCTTCCCGCTACGGGATCGTGGCCGTCGGCGTGGGCTGTGTTGTCGGCGCTGGTCTTCAGTCTGTCTTCTGCCTTCCTTCCCTGCTCGCTGTCAAGGCCGCTTACAGCTGGCGGGTGGGGTTCGCCGACCCTGGCTTGAGGAAGGTGGGCCGATTGCTCTGGCCTCTGGCGGCCGCACTGCTCCTTGGCCAGGCGTCGGTTCTAGTGGAGCGGTACCTGGCTTCTTGGCTGGCCGTGGGGAGCATAAGCGCGCTGGCCTATGCCACAAAGGTGGCCGGCCTGCCGCAGATGCTGGTGGCCACGGCGGTGGCCACGGTTGTGTTTCCCTCGCTGGCGCGCTACGCCTCCCGCAACGAGGACGACCGTTTTCGGCGCACCCTGGCGCAGGCCTTGCGGGTGTCCCTCCTTGTCCTCGTACCTGCCGCCGTCGGCCTGGTTATCCTGGGGCAACCGGTGGTCCGCATGCTGTTGCAGCGGGGAGCATTCGACGTCCGGGCGACTCAGCTGACGGCATCGGCCCTAGTCTTCTACGCTCCAGGGATGGTGGCCGCCGGAGCTGCCGGGATCCTGGTCCGTGGTTCGTATGCCGTGCAGGATATGATCAGCCCTCTCGGCGTGGCGGCGCTGGCCCTGGTAGCACATGTCGCTGCCGCGTTTTCACTGGTGGGCCCCATGGGGCATGCCGGTCTGGCCATCGCCACCTCGCTCGGCAGTTGGGTGCACTTCTTGGCTCTCTATGTCCTTCTCAGGACCAGGGGATTGCTGACACCCTTATCGCTTCGGGAATGGGTGCGGCCCGCCATGGCCGTCGCGGGCATGGCCGTGGTGACCCTGGCGGTGGTGGGCCTGACCGGAGGCGGGCTTGCCGGTACGGCGGCTGCCATCGGCGCAGGCAGCACTGTCTACCTGGCCGGCCTGGTACGACTGGGTGTGCCTGAGGCCCGGGACGCGCTGGCGATGGCCCGGGCTGGCCTCCGGGAGCGGCTGGGGGTCAGGCGGTGA
- a CDS encoding NAD-dependent epimerase/dehydratase family protein has translation MASSLAQRRVLVTGGAGFIGSHVVDALLARGCLVTVVDDLSTGRAENLPPGVDLHRLDIASADFLSLVRDRHPELVVHLAAQASVSRSVADPIADATTNALGTINLLRACVQARVRKVVFTASGGTAYGETKEPATEDLPLLPISPYGITKLAGELYLRHFQAEHGLSYVSLRLANIYGPRQDPAGEAGVVAIFSHRMLTGQQPVIFGDGRCVRDYVYVADVVEAVMVSVGHAGHGSYNIGTGRGTTVNELYSALARLCNFDRPATYGPPRPGDLRYSVLDPSRSERELGWSSRFSLEEGLAQTVAAFRADRGE, from the coding sequence ATGGCCTCCTCTCTGGCCCAGCGACGGGTCCTCGTCACCGGTGGCGCCGGTTTCATCGGCAGCCACGTAGTGGATGCCCTCCTCGCCAGGGGCTGCCTGGTCACCGTGGTTGACGACTTGTCCACCGGTCGGGCCGAGAACCTCCCACCCGGAGTTGATCTCCACCGCCTCGACATCGCCTCCGCCGACTTCCTTTCCCTCGTCCGCGACCGCCACCCGGAACTGGTAGTTCACCTGGCGGCTCAGGCCTCGGTTTCCCGATCGGTCGCGGATCCCATTGCCGACGCGACCACAAACGCCCTGGGAACCATCAACCTGCTGAGGGCCTGCGTCCAGGCACGGGTGCGCAAGGTTGTGTTCACAGCCTCCGGTGGCACCGCCTACGGCGAGACCAAGGAACCCGCCACCGAGGATCTCCCGCTGCTCCCCATCTCCCCCTACGGCATTACCAAGCTGGCGGGGGAGTTGTACCTCAGGCACTTCCAGGCCGAACATGGTCTCAGCTACGTGTCTCTGAGACTGGCCAACATCTACGGCCCCCGGCAAGACCCGGCCGGCGAAGCCGGGGTGGTGGCCATCTTCTCCCACCGCATGCTCACCGGCCAACAGCCGGTTATCTTTGGCGACGGCCGGTGCGTCCGTGACTACGTGTATGTGGCGGACGTGGTGGAGGCTGTGATGGTCTCGGTTGGCCACGCCGGTCATGGCAGCTACAACATAGGCACCGGCCGGGGCACAACCGTCAACGAACTCTACTCGGCCCTGGCCCGGCTCTGCAACTTCGACCGGCCGGCGACCTACGGGCCACCCCGACCCGGGGACTTGAGGTACAGCGTGCTCGACCCATCGCGGTCCGAACGTGAACTTGGGTGGTCCAGCCGCTTTAGCCTGGAGGAAGGGTTGGCCCAGACGGTAGCAGCATTCCGCGCAGATCGCGGAGAGTAG
- a CDS encoding UTP--glucose-1-phosphate uridylyltransferase yields the protein MPGIKVQQAVIPAAGQGTRMLPATTAIPKEMLPLVDKPMIEYAVDEAVASGITEIIVVIGSGKLQIQEHLSRRYEGVRFAFPIQERPRGLGHAVGCAAGHLADEPFAVLLPDEIFVDDRPCLQQLLDVFDRSHGGVLSVQPVPWTAVNRYGIVGGQEVTPGLLRLSELVEKPEPGAAPSDLAIVGRYVVHPDILTVLDQTPPGAKGEIQLTDALRVLMATRPLFAQVFTGTRYDVGNKRDYLRANVELGLQREEYRDDLVRAVRAGTRRSRARRAGS from the coding sequence ATGCCGGGGATCAAGGTCCAACAGGCGGTCATCCCGGCCGCCGGCCAGGGTACCCGCATGCTGCCAGCGACCACGGCCATACCAAAGGAGATGCTACCCCTCGTCGACAAGCCGATGATTGAGTACGCCGTGGACGAGGCTGTCGCTTCCGGCATCACCGAGATCATCGTCGTTATCGGTTCAGGTAAGCTGCAGATCCAGGAACACCTCTCCCGCCGGTACGAAGGTGTGCGATTCGCGTTCCCGATTCAGGAAAGACCTCGCGGCCTCGGCCACGCCGTGGGGTGCGCAGCGGGTCACTTGGCGGACGAGCCCTTTGCCGTTCTACTGCCAGACGAGATCTTCGTCGATGACCGGCCCTGCCTTCAGCAGTTGCTGGACGTTTTCGACCGCTCCCATGGTGGAGTACTCAGCGTGCAGCCGGTGCCCTGGACCGCGGTCAACCGCTATGGGATAGTGGGCGGTCAAGAGGTGACTCCAGGCCTGCTGAGGCTGTCCGAACTGGTGGAAAAGCCGGAACCCGGAGCCGCGCCCTCCGACCTGGCCATTGTTGGCCGCTACGTGGTGCACCCGGACATTCTCACAGTGCTCGACCAGACCCCCCCAGGCGCAAAGGGAGAGATCCAACTCACCGACGCCCTCCGCGTTCTGATGGCGACGCGTCCCCTGTTCGCCCAGGTGTTCACGGGTACGCGCTACGACGTGGGGAACAAGCGGGACTACCTCCGGGCCAACGTGGAGCTTGGTCTCCAGCGGGAAGAGTATCGCGATGACCTTGTCAGAGCCGTTCGAGCCGGAACCCGGCGGTCCCGCGCCCGCCGGGCAGGGTCCTGA
- a CDS encoding sugar transferase has product MNSRALRFSWILGDVFFVNLAYVTAFLIRFGGAIPARNFESFLLMAPLVTVVTLLALGLMDLYTPANGDRTEVLIGVLLALALSNILSAGLTYYVGAVAFPRGVLAIGFPLQVMLMGGMRAVTKSRLTGAPSAVWLSRSRVPGTGRSAETQAEAFGLQSRDDIAAALDQSADSDLYLYPTALDLMISSMQLSCIHDSPVLHLPASGLAAFDRSLKRCSDLVLAGLGLVLTAPLLPFIALGIKLSGPGPVVYSQVRLGRGMVRFRLYKFRTMVMDAEEETGPTLAEENDARVTPFGSVLRRLRIDEIPQLVNVLKGDMSVVGPRPERPYFVEQLQREIPGYGFRFLVKPGLTGLAQVMGNYDTAPEDKLLFDIYYILNHSHLQDLKIVLQTAKALLLLRKTRGVLRRREERASSSLGI; this is encoded by the coding sequence ATGAACTCGAGGGCGCTAAGATTCTCGTGGATTCTGGGCGATGTCTTCTTCGTTAACCTGGCCTACGTGACGGCCTTCCTGATCCGGTTCGGTGGCGCCATACCTGCCCGCAATTTCGAGTCGTTCCTGCTCATGGCACCTCTTGTGACCGTTGTAACGTTGCTGGCTCTCGGCTTGATGGACCTGTATACTCCCGCCAACGGAGACCGGACCGAGGTGTTGATCGGGGTCCTACTGGCATTGGCCCTCTCGAACATCCTGTCGGCCGGCCTGACCTACTATGTTGGAGCAGTAGCCTTTCCCCGAGGAGTGTTGGCCATCGGCTTCCCCCTCCAGGTCATGCTCATGGGGGGCATGAGAGCCGTTACCAAGAGCAGGCTCACCGGCGCTCCCAGTGCCGTTTGGCTGTCACGATCACGGGTACCGGGAACGGGTAGATCGGCTGAGACCCAGGCAGAGGCGTTTGGGCTTCAATCCCGTGACGACATTGCCGCTGCACTGGACCAGTCGGCTGACTCTGACCTGTACCTGTACCCCACGGCCCTCGACCTGATGATCAGTTCTATGCAGCTGAGCTGCATTCACGATTCGCCGGTTCTCCACCTGCCAGCCAGTGGCCTTGCGGCGTTTGACCGGTCGCTCAAGCGATGCTCCGACCTGGTACTGGCAGGGCTTGGCCTGGTCTTGACTGCTCCCCTGCTCCCATTCATCGCCCTGGGGATAAAGCTCTCCGGACCTGGTCCAGTAGTGTACTCACAAGTCAGACTCGGTCGAGGCATGGTTCGCTTCCGCCTGTACAAGTTCAGGACGATGGTCATGGACGCTGAAGAGGAAACCGGCCCGACGCTCGCAGAGGAGAACGACGCGCGGGTGACGCCTTTCGGTTCCGTGCTCAGGAGACTCCGCATCGATGAGATCCCGCAGCTGGTGAATGTTCTGAAGGGCGACATGAGCGTGGTGGGACCCAGACCTGAGAGGCCGTACTTCGTGGAGCAACTGCAGCGCGAGATCCCCGGGTACGGGTTCCGGTTCCTTGTGAAACCTGGTCTGACCGGCCTTGCGCAGGTGATGGGCAACTATGATACCGCGCCTGAGGACAAGCTGCTCTTCGACATCTACTACATCCTCAACCACAGTCACCTTCAGGACCTCAAGATCGTGCTTCAGACCGCCAAGGCCTTGCTGCTGCTGAGGAAGACCAGAGGTGTTCTCCGCCGCCGAGAGGAGCGGGCATCGAGCTCTCTCGGGATCTGA
- a CDS encoding mannose-1-phosphate guanylyltransferase encodes MAGGRGERFWPYSRSDRPKQLLDLTGRGSMLSETCRRTCRLASPLDTYIATTEPLATQISGHIGEIPSANVILEPAGRNTAAALGLVALYLERRDPEGIMVALPADHHVVDEEGFASTLAEAVAIARRSDHIGTVGIPPTRPETGYGYIERDDRPLSGSSAYPVVRFTEKPDLEKAQEYLATGRFLWNSGMFIWRVSTFLRLVDSFLPELSASLRRIRGALGTQKAGAVIREEYQVLPSISVDYGIMEHAPSVFVIPARFGWDDVGSWGSLERVLAEDGAGNVISGSFVGLDSSGLVVKAESALVATVGISDLVIVESGGAILVCAKDRVQDVRQLVAELRQRKLDRYL; translated from the coding sequence ATGGCCGGTGGGCGGGGGGAACGATTCTGGCCCTATAGCAGGAGCGATCGTCCGAAGCAGTTGCTGGACCTTACGGGGCGCGGGAGTATGCTGTCCGAAACATGTCGCCGTACCTGTCGCCTCGCAAGCCCGTTGGACACCTACATCGCCACTACCGAGCCGCTCGCCACGCAGATCAGTGGGCATATCGGGGAGATCCCGAGTGCCAACGTTATCCTGGAACCGGCTGGCCGCAACACGGCTGCGGCGCTCGGTCTGGTTGCCCTGTACCTTGAGCGAAGGGACCCGGAAGGCATCATGGTCGCGCTTCCCGCCGACCACCACGTTGTCGACGAGGAGGGGTTTGCGAGTACCCTCGCCGAGGCCGTGGCCATCGCCAGACGGTCAGACCACATCGGTACCGTGGGCATACCCCCCACCCGACCGGAGACCGGTTACGGCTACATCGAACGCGATGACAGACCTCTATCTGGTTCTTCCGCTTACCCCGTCGTGCGCTTCACCGAGAAGCCCGACTTGGAGAAAGCGCAGGAGTACTTGGCCACGGGTCGGTTCCTGTGGAACAGTGGGATGTTCATCTGGAGGGTGTCCACGTTCCTGCGGCTTGTCGATTCCTTCTTGCCGGAGCTCTCGGCAAGTCTGAGGAGAATCCGAGGGGCACTTGGAACCCAGAAGGCCGGCGCGGTGATCCGGGAGGAGTACCAGGTGCTACCGAGTATCTCCGTGGACTACGGGATCATGGAACACGCACCGTCGGTCTTTGTCATCCCCGCCCGCTTTGGCTGGGATGACGTGGGGAGCTGGGGATCGCTTGAGAGAGTGTTGGCGGAGGATGGTGCGGGGAACGTCATATCCGGTAGTTTTGTGGGGCTTGACTCGAGCGGTCTCGTGGTCAAGGCTGAGAGTGCGCTTGTTGCCACCGTAGGTATCAGCGACCTGGTTATCGTGGAGAGCGGTGGTGCGATACTGGTCTGCGCCAAGGACAGGGTGCAGGACGTGCGCCAGCTGGTTGCGGAGCTCAGGCAACGGAAGCTTGATCGGTATCTCTGA
- a CDS encoding cupin — protein sequence MKVVDKPWGREIWWAVTARYVGKIIEVKAGHRLSLQYHQIKLESMYCVSGQGAVQIGSQFVDVGPGWAATILPGTLHRVTAVTDLVLHEVSTPEVTDVVRLNDDYDRMQDAST from the coding sequence ATGAAGGTTGTTGACAAGCCCTGGGGGCGGGAGATCTGGTGGGCGGTCACTGCCCGCTATGTCGGCAAGATCATCGAGGTTAAGGCTGGCCACAGGCTCAGCCTGCAGTATCACCAGATCAAACTGGAGAGTATGTACTGTGTGTCGGGTCAGGGGGCGGTACAGATAGGCAGCCAGTTTGTGGATGTGGGCCCTGGGTGGGCAGCGACCATTCTGCCTGGAACTCTACATCGGGTCACTGCGGTCACCGACTTAGTTCTTCACGAGGTCTCAACCCCGGAGGTCACAGACGTGGTCCGGCTCAACGACGATTACGACCGGATGCAGGATGCTTCGACGTGA
- a CDS encoding glycosyltransferase family 4 protein: MSRTASNIILLSQFFYPESAATSQLLTDLAMDLRERGFSVLVYAGQPTYHGSQRLVGSEEHRGVQIRRLFSTQFRKSFLLGRTLNWITFSASVAMRLIFGRDHGSVVATTNPPFLPWVAWLGNVTRRRRYAIIVHDLYPDVAVKLAYIREGNPLTRVWRLLNGMAFRRAGAVIVLGSSVREEVFKQAGKRCLPVHIIHNWADGTHIFPRAKRDNWFARDHGLEGRIVVLYSGNLGLAHDLETLIEAADRLRVFPKLVLVFIGEGGKKAELMALAQQRGLTNVLFLPHVPYVVLSYSLAVGDIGVVTLQKGLEGLSEPSKLYGYLAAGLAILGLVGERSEVAQIIQRHGCGYRVDQGDVTGTVSALIRWMERPAEMQEMKERARRCFEENYEKKRVLDKYARVLWRL; encoded by the coding sequence GTGAGTAGGACGGCGAGTAACATAATTCTGCTATCTCAGTTCTTCTACCCGGAGAGTGCTGCCACCTCACAGCTCTTGACGGACCTAGCGATGGATCTCCGAGAACGGGGATTCAGCGTTCTCGTGTATGCGGGGCAACCAACGTACCACGGTAGCCAGCGACTGGTCGGGAGCGAGGAACACCGTGGCGTCCAGATCCGGCGACTCTTCTCCACGCAGTTCCGCAAGAGCTTTCTGTTGGGACGCACGTTGAACTGGATCACCTTCTCGGCGTCTGTGGCAATGCGCCTGATATTTGGACGAGATCATGGCAGCGTCGTAGCGACCACTAATCCACCGTTTCTGCCGTGGGTTGCCTGGCTTGGTAATGTGACTAGGCGTCGGCGATACGCTATTATAGTGCATGATCTGTACCCGGATGTGGCAGTCAAGCTTGCCTACATCCGCGAGGGGAATCCTCTCACTCGCGTGTGGAGACTCCTCAACGGGATGGCTTTCCGACGAGCTGGAGCAGTCATCGTGCTGGGAAGCAGTGTCAGAGAAGAGGTGTTCAAGCAGGCCGGGAAGCGATGTCTGCCAGTCCACATCATCCACAACTGGGCGGATGGCACGCACATATTCCCGCGTGCGAAGCGCGACAACTGGTTTGCGCGGGATCACGGGCTTGAAGGAAGGATCGTCGTCCTGTATTCAGGCAATCTTGGACTGGCCCACGATCTTGAGACACTGATCGAAGCGGCGGATCGGCTGCGAGTGTTTCCTAAGTTGGTCCTTGTCTTCATAGGTGAGGGCGGGAAGAAGGCAGAACTGATGGCGTTGGCTCAACAACGCGGGCTGACAAACGTTCTCTTTCTGCCGCACGTGCCATACGTGGTGTTATCCTACTCCCTTGCGGTCGGAGACATCGGAGTGGTAACCCTGCAGAAGGGACTGGAAGGTCTGTCGGAGCCCAGCAAGCTGTATGGGTACCTCGCAGCGGGACTGGCTATCCTGGGTTTGGTGGGTGAACGGTCTGAGGTTGCCCAGATCATCCAGCGTCACGGGTGTGGCTACCGAGTTGACCAGGGCGACGTTACAGGCACGGTCAGTGCACTGATACGGTGGATGGAGCGTCCTGCCGAGATGCAGGAGATGAAGGAAAGAGCTCGACGGTGCTTCGAAGAGAACTATGAGAAGAAGCGAGTCCTGGACAAGTACGCCCGCGTTCTTTGGCGTCTGTGA
- a CDS encoding DegT/DnrJ/EryC1/StrS family aminotransferase, producing the protein MMLPLATETWDEAEFSAMQRVIVSRQYTMGREVRAFEEELSALLGVQYAVMVNSGSSANLLAVAGLVYHPDALLRRGDTVIVPGVSWSTTYFPLSQYGMRLRFVDVHPETLNIDPDLLEEAITPDVRGIFAVNLLGNPCAYGRLLEICDRYGLVLLEDNCESLGARLNGRYTGTFGLCGTLSTFFSHHISTMEGGVLLTDDKRLYHTLLSLRAHGWTREQPPDSHLAVDIDTFMAKFRFVLPGYNVRPLEISGAIGREQLKKLPRLVEARRRNAAVFTTLLGERRDVRIQREEGSSSWFGLAIILRGSLAGRRNEVVERLDSAGIESRPIVAGDFTCNPVIRHLDHEIPHPLVVSQEIDRDGLFVGNHHYPIDSALTHLCGILDELSAGSS; encoded by the coding sequence ATGATGCTTCCGCTTGCAACAGAGACGTGGGATGAAGCTGAGTTCAGTGCTATGCAGCGCGTGATTGTGTCAAGGCAATACACGATGGGCCGCGAGGTCAGAGCATTCGAGGAAGAACTCTCGGCGCTGCTCGGAGTGCAGTACGCCGTCATGGTGAACTCCGGGTCGTCAGCGAACCTGCTCGCTGTGGCTGGTCTGGTGTACCATCCTGATGCGCTGCTCCGCCGTGGCGACACGGTCATCGTTCCTGGCGTTTCCTGGAGCACTACTTACTTCCCGTTGAGCCAGTACGGTATGAGGCTGCGATTCGTTGACGTCCATCCTGAGACCCTGAATATCGATCCGGATCTTCTTGAGGAGGCGATAACACCCGACGTCCGAGGAATCTTCGCCGTGAACCTCTTGGGCAATCCGTGCGCCTACGGCCGCCTGTTGGAAATATGCGATCGGTACGGCTTGGTCCTTCTGGAGGACAACTGCGAGTCCCTAGGAGCCCGTCTGAATGGTCGCTACACTGGCACGTTTGGGCTGTGTGGGACATTGAGCACATTCTTCTCCCACCACATATCAACGATGGAGGGAGGTGTCCTACTCACAGATGACAAGCGTCTTTACCATACGCTGCTGTCGTTACGCGCTCACGGCTGGACCCGCGAACAGCCGCCCGATAGCCACCTGGCAGTGGATATCGACACCTTCATGGCGAAGTTCCGGTTTGTGCTACCCGGGTATAACGTGCGCCCGCTTGAGATTTCGGGCGCAATCGGTCGGGAACAGCTCAAGAAGCTGCCACGCCTGGTTGAAGCGCGGCGCCGCAATGCCGCTGTTTTCACCACACTTCTGGGTGAACGAAGGGACGTACGTATTCAGAGAGAAGAAGGGAGCAGTTCTTGGTTCGGTCTGGCCATAATCCTGCGAGGCTCATTGGCAGGTCGTCGTAACGAGGTCGTGGAGCGACTTGATTCGGCAGGCATTGAGTCTCGCCCTATTGTAGCCGGTGATTTTACCTGTAACCCAGTTATCCGACACCTCGACCATGAAATCCCGCATCCCCTTGTTGTGTCTCAGGAGATCGACCGAGATGGTCTATTCGTGGGGAATCACCATTACCCCATCGACAGCGCACTCACCCATCTCTGTGGCATCCTGGACGAGCTGTCAGCGGGATCCTCCTAA